From the genome of Segatella hominis, one region includes:
- a CDS encoding SNF2-related protein: MKQKIPYSSAQLLYYAWQLSRNRGGADDDKLTGVLSEARVDLNPHQVMAALFAFQSPFSKGVILADEVGLGKTIEAGIVISQFWAERKRRILIVAPATLRRQWSMELEEKFFLDSFILEKKKGISLDHLSDGKQIYICSYQFASRQAEILSRTHWDLVVYDEAHKLRNVYKSTPSMASRLKSAFSDSHKLLLTATPLQNNIEELYGLVSIIDDHYFGDLKSFKAQYCYSNKNDDIAFGDLRRRLRPIVHRTLRKQVTEYVKYTSRIPMAQEYYPAVEEQKLYNQISEYLRRDDTYGLPTSQRQLITLIFRKLMSSSTFAIGYTLKTLIDRLQTKIAPYSADKPQGWYGEDGKIAMVAEDMLGDDWDEWNEQDENEQEGEILTPDEIEGIKDEIKELQRLYDLANGISSNKKGDCLLSALHTGFQKMEELGANRKALIFTESTRTQLYLKQLLEENGYMGKIVLFNGSNNDETSRKIYKAWKERNIGTSAFTPSLSANKRQAIVDYFRDDAEIMIATEAASEGINLQFCSLIVNYDLPWNPQRVEQRIGRCHRYGQKNDVVVFNFINKANAADVRVFQLLSEKFHLFDGVFGSSDDVLGSIESGVDFEKRMLNIYQQCRTPEEINAAFDQIQQEMDASIKATMQDTRKQLLENFDEDVVGLLKIRQGKDMGNLNKFHRWLWTITIATLGKENVEVVDETNLVFRLKHNPYPDVAAECGMYQITTLQSQYINYRLSHPLAQKIIALCKRNEQSLQNLLFDYSLYRYKVADIEQCAYESGWLQAHLVSFISEGQQEQHIVLTALAEDGTALGQEFAEKLLNVPTISTGNVRVQEEASQKLSSLYDNRRAALTVQIEERNKALLDAEIQHIEKWAEDQQLTLENELKDIKAKIKEKKRLLSRSENAQQTLTLEKDLNTLTRQQKRKRAEIFNLEDEIEEKRDGMIDKVKAFIQQHITEEELFCVHWALKK, encoded by the coding sequence ATGAAACAGAAAATCCCTTATTCATCTGCGCAGCTCTTGTATTATGCCTGGCAGTTGTCACGCAATAGGGGCGGTGCAGATGATGATAAGTTGACGGGTGTCTTGTCGGAGGCACGTGTCGATCTGAACCCCCATCAGGTGATGGCGGCTCTTTTTGCATTCCAATCTCCTTTCTCCAAAGGTGTTATCCTTGCCGATGAGGTGGGATTGGGAAAAACAATAGAGGCTGGTATTGTTATCAGCCAGTTTTGGGCTGAACGTAAGCGTCGTATTCTCATCGTTGCTCCAGCTACCCTTCGCCGACAGTGGAGCATGGAGCTGGAGGAAAAGTTCTTTCTGGATTCTTTTATTCTCGAAAAGAAAAAAGGGATTTCTTTAGACCATCTTTCCGATGGCAAGCAAATCTATATCTGCTCTTATCAGTTTGCTTCCAGACAAGCCGAAATCTTGTCGCGCACTCATTGGGACCTGGTGGTTTATGATGAGGCTCATAAACTGCGCAATGTTTATAAGTCAACCCCTTCGATGGCTTCCCGTCTGAAATCAGCTTTTTCTGATAGTCATAAACTCCTCCTTACCGCCACTCCGCTTCAGAATAACATTGAGGAATTATATGGTCTGGTAAGTATCATCGATGACCATTACTTTGGTGACTTGAAGAGTTTCAAGGCTCAGTATTGCTATAGTAACAAAAACGATGATATTGCTTTTGGTGATCTTCGCAGGCGTCTTCGCCCCATCGTGCATCGCACGCTTCGCAAACAGGTTACGGAGTATGTAAAATATACTTCCCGTATCCCGATGGCGCAGGAATATTATCCTGCCGTTGAAGAGCAGAAACTCTATAATCAAATCAGCGAGTATCTTCGCCGTGATGATACTTACGGATTACCAACCAGTCAACGTCAGTTGATTACGCTGATATTCCGCAAACTCATGTCTTCATCAACCTTTGCCATCGGCTATACGCTCAAAACGCTTATCGACCGTTTGCAGACCAAGATTGCTCCATATTCTGCCGATAAACCGCAAGGCTGGTATGGGGAAGATGGAAAAATAGCTATGGTTGCCGAAGATATGTTGGGCGATGATTGGGATGAATGGAATGAGCAGGATGAGAACGAACAGGAAGGAGAAATCCTTACTCCTGATGAGATAGAAGGCATCAAGGATGAAATCAAGGAACTTCAACGTCTATATGATCTTGCCAATGGCATCAGTAGCAATAAAAAAGGTGATTGCCTCTTGTCGGCACTCCATACCGGCTTTCAGAAGATGGAAGAGTTGGGAGCCAACCGCAAAGCATTGATATTCACGGAAAGTACCCGTACCCAGCTCTATCTGAAACAGCTTTTAGAGGAGAATGGTTATATGGGCAAGATAGTCCTCTTCAATGGTTCCAACAATGATGAAACTTCCCGGAAGATATATAAGGCATGGAAAGAGCGGAATATAGGCACATCAGCCTTTACCCCTTCTTTGTCGGCAAACAAGCGCCAGGCTATTGTAGATTATTTCAGAGACGATGCCGAAATCATGATTGCTACCGAGGCGGCATCCGAAGGTATCAACCTTCAGTTTTGTTCGCTTATTGTGAATTATGATTTGCCGTGGAATCCTCAGCGGGTGGAACAGCGCATAGGTAGATGCCATCGTTATGGACAGAAGAATGATGTTGTGGTTTTCAACTTCATCAACAAGGCAAATGCAGCTGATGTGCGTGTGTTCCAACTGCTTTCTGAGAAATTCCATCTCTTTGATGGTGTCTTCGGTTCGAGTGATGATGTGTTGGGCAGCATCGAGTCGGGGGTTGACTTCGAGAAGCGGATGCTCAACATCTATCAGCAGTGCCGTACTCCTGAAGAAATCAATGCAGCCTTCGACCAGATTCAGCAAGAGATGGATGCAAGTATCAAGGCAACGATGCAAGATACCCGCAAGCAACTGCTTGAAAACTTTGATGAGGATGTGGTGGGACTGCTGAAGATTCGTCAAGGCAAGGATATGGGAAATCTGAATAAGTTCCATCGCTGGCTTTGGACGATAACCATTGCTACGCTTGGTAAGGAGAATGTAGAAGTAGTAGATGAAACTAATCTCGTCTTTCGCTTGAAGCACAATCCTTATCCTGATGTGGCAGCAGAATGTGGCATGTATCAGATAACTACGCTGCAATCGCAATACATCAATTATCGTTTGTCGCATCCTTTGGCTCAAAAGATCATTGCCTTGTGTAAGCGGAATGAGCAAAGTCTGCAGAATCTCCTCTTCGATTATAGCCTATACCGTTATAAGGTAGCAGATATAGAACAATGTGCTTATGAAAGTGGATGGCTACAGGCTCATCTTGTTTCTTTTATATCCGAAGGGCAACAGGAACAACACATTGTGCTGACGGCACTTGCGGAAGATGGAACGGCTTTGGGCCAGGAGTTTGCAGAAAAACTATTGAATGTTCCAACGATAAGTACCGGAAATGTTCGTGTGCAGGAGGAAGCAAGCCAGAAGCTATCTTCCCTGTATGATAACCGGCGAGCAGCCTTGACCGTTCAGATAGAAGAACGAAACAAGGCTTTGCTTGATGCTGAAATCCAGCATATCGAGAAGTGGGCAGAAGACCAGCAGCTCACTTTGGAGAATGAACTGAAAGACATCAAGGCTAAAATCAAGGAGAAGAAAAGACTTTTGAGTCGTTCGGAGAATGCACAGCAAACATTGACCCTGGAAAAGGATTTGAATACCCTTACTCGTCAGCAGAAGCGTAAGCGAGCCGAAATCTTTAATCTGGAAGATGAGATAGAGGAGAAGCGAGACGGAATGATTGATAAAGTGAAGGCATTTATCCAGCAGCATATTACGGAAGAAGAACTCTTCTGCGTGCATTGGGCATTAAAGAAATGA
- a CDS encoding site-specific DNA-methyltransferase: MTLYEQKFRDILAEILQLDQAELDFGIYRIMNQKRKDIEAFLNNRLVPEITKILKTQTSAGTDISAMENEVFSHLAKFFSRYYEGGDFISKRRYKDDAYAIPYSGEEVKLYWANADQYYIKTSEYFKNYSFVLPTSRRKVHFVLRDADTEQNNNKAANNMERRFQLCEADCIAEEDGELNIFFTYELMPKTTKQDALIKDAEAKIISSFAEGKYADFAELVNEKVPTEKNKERTLLMKHLQDYTAKNNFDYFIHKDLGGFLRRELDFYIKNEVMFLDDLDATHIMEHLAQVKAIKLVGEKIITFLAQLEDFQKKLWLKKKFVVGCDYCITLDRIPRTLYPEIIANDEQRKEWVRLFAIDEIKGDMMTEGYCEPLTEKFLEDNPFLVLDTKFFSVEFKHKLVGSMEKVDEECNGLLINSENFQALELLQEKYRETVKCVYIDPPYNTGSDNSFSYKDNYQHSSWASMMNDRSELMKNMMIGTSTFWVSTDDGEYANLKHNLDIVFDEDNFVADIIWNSRKSVSNDALVSNSINHTTVFTKDMIALKANKTDFKVEANEEGFINPDNDPNGPWKLDPMDAPGIRENLSYGIINPKTNETFYPASGRHWRFEQHDTLRLLEEGRILFGKKGNTKPAYKRYKSEALEKGDAITSLWDDVKTTAEGTKLLLNLFGTSLPKEFIDGIKPKPVEFINKVVNVSTKNESIVMDCFCGSGTTGHAAINQGRKGKMHKYILCDVNYYFDILPKPRMEKVIYSEDWKDGKPISRKGISQCFKYIRLEQYEDTLNNLQPKNQRLDFDNENGKGDFEETYFLRYMLDTETKGDLFNLEWFKNPFAMSIKTTKDNELVDTHVDMVETFNYLIGLNVETLRYPKDGYCVVEGTTHIGNERTLVIWRNCNKVSNEDLNEFFRKQAYCTTDSEFDKIYVNGDNTLPNIKTDEEHWKVVLIEEEFKKRMFE, translated from the coding sequence ATGACACTATACGAACAGAAATTTAGAGATATACTTGCAGAAATACTGCAACTCGACCAAGCCGAACTCGACTTTGGTATATATCGCATCATGAATCAGAAGCGTAAGGATATCGAGGCGTTCTTGAACAATCGCCTTGTTCCTGAAATTACAAAGATTTTGAAGACTCAAACTTCTGCAGGAACTGATATTTCTGCCATGGAGAATGAGGTGTTTTCTCATTTGGCTAAATTCTTTAGCCGTTATTATGAGGGTGGCGATTTTATCTCTAAACGTCGCTATAAGGACGATGCCTATGCCATTCCTTATAGCGGAGAGGAAGTGAAGTTGTATTGGGCAAATGCCGACCAGTATTACATCAAGACTTCTGAGTATTTCAAGAATTACTCGTTCGTGTTGCCGACCAGCCGTCGTAAGGTACACTTTGTTCTTCGTGATGCGGATACAGAGCAGAACAACAACAAGGCTGCCAACAATATGGAGCGCCGTTTCCAACTTTGTGAAGCGGACTGTATCGCAGAGGAAGATGGTGAGCTTAACATCTTCTTTACTTATGAGTTGATGCCGAAGACTACCAAGCAGGATGCACTTATCAAGGATGCTGAGGCTAAGATTATTTCTTCGTTTGCAGAAGGAAAATATGCCGACTTTGCAGAGTTGGTCAATGAAAAGGTGCCAACAGAAAAGAATAAGGAACGCACTTTGCTGATGAAGCATCTGCAAGACTATACGGCAAAGAACAATTTTGATTATTTCATCCACAAAGACTTGGGCGGCTTCCTTCGTAGAGAACTTGATTTCTATATCAAAAACGAGGTAATGTTTTTGGATGATTTGGATGCTACTCATATCATGGAGCATTTGGCACAAGTGAAAGCCATCAAGTTGGTAGGAGAGAAGATTATCACCTTCCTTGCCCAGCTCGAAGATTTCCAAAAGAAGTTGTGGCTCAAGAAAAAGTTTGTAGTCGGTTGTGATTATTGTATCACACTCGACCGAATTCCTCGTACCCTTTACCCAGAGATTATTGCTAATGATGAGCAGCGTAAAGAATGGGTTCGCCTCTTTGCCATCGATGAAATCAAAGGGGATATGATGACCGAGGGCTATTGTGAGCCATTAACAGAAAAGTTCCTGGAAGACAATCCGTTCCTTGTGCTTGACACTAAGTTCTTTAGTGTCGAGTTCAAGCATAAACTCGTGGGAAGTATGGAGAAAGTAGATGAGGAGTGTAATGGATTGCTGATTAATAGTGAGAACTTCCAGGCTCTGGAACTGTTGCAGGAGAAGTATCGTGAGACTGTGAAATGTGTTTATATTGATCCACCTTATAATACTGGTTCTGATAATAGTTTCTCTTATAAGGATAATTATCAGCATTCGTCTTGGGCTTCTATGATGAATGATAGGAGTGAATTAATGAAGAATATGATGATAGGAACATCAACGTTTTGGGTTAGTACTGATGATGGTGAATATGCGAATTTAAAACACAATTTGGATATAGTTTTTGATGAAGATAATTTTGTTGCAGATATAATATGGAATAGTAGAAAGTCTGTATCTAACGATGCATTGGTATCTAATTCTATTAATCATACGACTGTTTTCACTAAAGATATGATAGCTCTAAAAGCTAATAAAACGGATTTTAAGGTTGAAGCGAATGAGGAGGGTTTTATAAATCCTGATAATGATCCTAATGGTCCATGGAAATTAGATCCTATGGATGCGCCGGGTATTCGTGAAAATCTTTCTTATGGTATTATAAATCCCAAAACAAATGAAACTTTTTATCCGGCAAGTGGAAGACATTGGCGATTCGAACAACATGATACTTTGAGATTATTGGAAGAGGGAAGGATTTTATTTGGTAAAAAGGGAAATACAAAGCCTGCTTATAAAAGATATAAGTCTGAAGCTTTAGAGAAAGGTGATGCCATAACATCTTTATGGGATGATGTTAAGACTACCGCAGAAGGTACGAAATTGTTGCTCAATTTATTTGGAACATCATTGCCAAAAGAATTTATTGATGGTATTAAGCCTAAGCCAGTTGAGTTTATCAATAAGGTTGTTAACGTTTCAACAAAGAATGAATCTATAGTTATGGATTGTTTTTGTGGCTCAGGTACAACAGGGCATGCTGCAATTAATCAAGGGCGTAAGGGTAAAATGCATAAGTATATACTGTGTGACGTCAATTATTATTTTGATATACTTCCCAAGCCTCGCATGGAAAAAGTAATCTATTCCGAGGATTGGAAGGATGGCAAGCCTATTTCCCGTAAAGGCATTTCTCAATGCTTCAAGTACATCCGTCTGGAGCAATATGAGGATACCCTAAATAATTTGCAGCCGAAGAACCAGCGACTCGACTTCGATAACGAGAATGGCAAGGGAGATTTCGAGGAAACCTATTTCCTCCGTTATATGCTCGATACAGAAACCAAGGGAGATCTCTTCAACCTGGAATGGTTTAAGAACCCGTTTGCCATGTCTATCAAGACAACCAAGGATAATGAGTTGGTAGATACCCATGTTGATATGGTGGAAACATTCAACTACCTTATCGGTCTGAATGTAGAGACGCTCCGTTATCCTAAGGATGGCTACTGTGTGGTGGAAGGAACTACCCATATCGGCAATGAGCGAACTCTCGTGATTTGGAGAAACTGCAACAAGGTGAGCAACGAAGACTTGAATGAATTCTTCCGTAAGCAAGCCTACTGCACCACAGACTCAGAGTTCGATAAGATTTATGTAAATGGTGATAATACATTACCGAATATCAAGACGGATGAGGAGCATTGGAAAGTAGTACTCATTGAGGAAGAATTTAAGAAAAGAATGTTTGAATAG
- a CDS encoding DEAD/DEAH box helicase family protein, with the protein MAKKIQKKGKLQQALVLFHYILQLFGCKDLEALSRDLKDPAYEGLNDDHESKLYHELCHKLYATGPLSIEQLYFYDQHIVKFTDEINEKRSEPIKWKYFQYLSLLFTEIYLDQYFSNPQALCDNLNRFLHDDFNHRAETWHELPDFTVDDLNKLAYWNATGSGKTLLMHVNIKQYQEYARIHHAKKLNRIIVLTPNEGLSRQHYEELKASNMDVAMFSKQGVGGLFQGKAVEIIDINKLADKDGDKTVAVEAFEGNNLVLVDEGHKGSSGDVWMGYRQKLTEEGFSFEYSATFGQAISAKSNAKDRKAMFDQYGKATLFDYSYRYFYADGYGKDYRIMNMNDWNDDDLLNMYLTAYLLCLYEQTKIYQSDMRIHNRFLVEKPLGIFVGSSVKAVSKENKNQVSDVTQILLFLQDFIRNRTEFSGYIRRLLSSEDGLKTKNGYSVFGNSFLALKGGYLVEDDKQKFAENIYDAILRDLFHSNIHGAQLHIDLQKGGFEEIGLRVGSTKDYFGVINVGDGKELLKLLQDKGFLCETKAFGTSSLFNNINSQDSTVNILIGSKKFTEGWSSWRVSVMGLMNVGRSEGSEIIQLFGRGVRLKGYKYSLKRSKMLDACYQDEMIPKNLSTIETLNIFGVRADYMEAFKAYLEDEGLPTNEIDYEKIVIKTIKSVDLDALHLSLPKVVDGYNFKKSAVVEPADESLMKKVNVKLDKYPKVDLLRSKNVQTANAASRYIGVLGQEHLNWIDWTEVFFALQGMKAERGWYNLELRLEDLKYLMANPSWYELSIPEDRLNFHDFGKNVELWQDVTISLLRGYMDMAYKKAKSKEEQKHLKETRVTYYNIGMPDEYEIEVRNDLYNVVDYLKILQEQVETNEFGKDLVLDAPYFKALNVEEHLYKPLVFLAEKNTNGNRPYVDVVTGEPKLKVSPVALNLGEQNFVTSFREYCRVHQDDVLAGKQVYLLRNESKRGLGFFEANNFYPDFILWILDGEKQYITFIDPKGIRNLKGLEDDKIQLFKYLQTEVASQLGNAHLMLNSFIISNTPMEQVEFWLKNPFEKGEFQKNHVLFKDDKGYLETMMNMILQYM; encoded by the coding sequence ATGGCTAAGAAAATACAGAAAAAAGGAAAACTGCAGCAGGCACTGGTCCTGTTTCATTATATCTTGCAGCTGTTTGGCTGTAAGGACTTGGAGGCTTTGTCTCGTGACCTCAAGGATCCTGCATACGAAGGATTGAATGATGACCACGAGTCAAAACTCTATCATGAGCTTTGTCATAAGCTCTATGCTACAGGTCCTTTGTCCATAGAACAGTTGTACTTTTACGACCAGCATATCGTGAAGTTTACTGATGAGATTAACGAGAAGCGAAGTGAACCAATCAAGTGGAAGTACTTCCAGTATCTATCCCTCTTGTTCACGGAAATCTATCTCGACCAGTATTTCAGTAATCCGCAGGCACTTTGCGACAACCTGAATCGTTTTCTGCATGATGACTTCAATCATCGTGCAGAAACCTGGCACGAGTTGCCCGACTTTACGGTTGATGACTTGAATAAGTTGGCTTATTGGAATGCAACAGGTTCGGGTAAGACTCTGCTGATGCATGTCAATATCAAGCAATATCAGGAGTATGCCAGGATTCATCATGCCAAGAAACTCAACCGCATCATCGTATTGACTCCAAATGAAGGATTGAGTCGTCAGCATTATGAAGAGTTGAAGGCTTCTAATATGGATGTTGCAATGTTCAGCAAGCAAGGTGTTGGTGGTTTGTTTCAAGGTAAGGCTGTAGAAATCATCGATATCAATAAATTGGCAGATAAGGATGGAGATAAAACGGTAGCTGTTGAGGCTTTCGAGGGCAACAACCTGGTATTGGTAGATGAAGGTCACAAAGGTTCCAGTGGCGATGTCTGGATGGGGTATCGCCAGAAGTTGACCGAGGAAGGCTTCTCTTTTGAGTATTCCGCTACCTTTGGTCAAGCCATTTCTGCAAAGAGTAATGCCAAAGACCGGAAGGCGATGTTTGACCAATATGGTAAGGCAACACTTTTTGATTATTCCTATCGTTATTTCTATGCCGATGGATATGGCAAGGATTATCGTATCATGAATATGAACGATTGGAATGATGATGATTTGCTCAATATGTATCTCACGGCATATTTGCTATGTCTTTATGAACAGACTAAAATCTATCAGAGTGATATGCGGATTCATAACAGGTTTCTGGTGGAAAAGCCTTTGGGAATATTTGTGGGAAGTAGCGTAAAGGCTGTGAGCAAGGAAAATAAGAATCAGGTATCGGATGTAACTCAGATACTCTTGTTCTTGCAGGATTTTATCCGGAATCGTACTGAGTTTTCTGGTTATATCCGTCGTTTGCTCAGTTCGGAAGATGGATTGAAAACAAAGAATGGTTATTCTGTATTTGGCAACTCTTTTCTGGCGCTTAAAGGTGGTTATCTCGTAGAAGATGACAAACAGAAGTTTGCCGAGAACATCTATGATGCTATTTTGCGGGATCTTTTCCACTCCAATATCCATGGTGCCCAACTTCATATAGATCTTCAAAAAGGAGGTTTTGAGGAGATTGGATTGAGAGTAGGAAGTACTAAGGATTATTTCGGCGTCATCAATGTGGGTGATGGTAAGGAATTGCTGAAACTTTTGCAGGATAAAGGATTCCTTTGTGAAACGAAAGCATTCGGAACTTCCAGCCTCTTCAACAATATCAATTCTCAAGATTCAACAGTCAATATCCTGATTGGTTCCAAGAAGTTTACTGAAGGATGGAGTAGTTGGCGAGTTTCCGTGATGGGGCTGATGAATGTGGGACGCAGCGAAGGTTCTGAGATTATTCAGCTTTTTGGTCGTGGTGTTCGTCTGAAAGGATACAAGTATTCGCTGAAGCGAAGCAAGATGCTGGATGCCTGCTATCAGGACGAGATGATTCCAAAGAATTTGTCAACCATAGAGACTCTGAATATCTTTGGCGTGCGGGCTGATTATATGGAAGCCTTCAAGGCATATTTGGAGGATGAAGGTTTACCTACCAATGAGATAGACTATGAGAAGATTGTCATCAAAACCATTAAGTCTGTTGATTTAGATGCTCTTCATCTCTCATTGCCGAAAGTCGTGGATGGCTATAACTTCAAGAAGTCTGCCGTGGTAGAACCTGCCGACGAAAGCCTGATGAAAAAGGTGAATGTAAAACTGGACAAATATCCAAAGGTGGATTTGCTGAGAAGCAAGAATGTTCAAACTGCTAATGCAGCAAGTCGCTATATTGGTGTTTTGGGCCAGGAGCATCTGAATTGGATAGACTGGACGGAAGTGTTCTTTGCCTTGCAGGGTATGAAGGCAGAGCGAGGTTGGTATAATCTGGAATTGCGATTGGAAGACTTGAAGTATCTGATGGCAAATCCTTCCTGGTACGAATTGTCAATTCCTGAAGACCGTTTGAACTTTCATGATTTCGGAAAGAATGTGGAGTTGTGGCAGGATGTTACAATCAGTCTGCTCCGTGGCTATATGGATATGGCTTACAAGAAGGCCAAGTCGAAGGAAGAGCAAAAACATCTGAAGGAGACACGCGTTACCTATTATAATATAGGTATGCCTGACGAATATGAAATAGAGGTTCGTAACGACTTGTATAATGTGGTGGATTATTTGAAAATATTGCAGGAGCAGGTGGAGACCAATGAATTTGGTAAAGACTTAGTTCTTGATGCTCCTTATTTCAAAGCATTGAATGTGGAGGAACATCTGTATAAGCCTTTGGTCTTCCTTGCAGAGAAAAATACCAATGGTAATCGTCCTTATGTAGATGTTGTAACTGGTGAGCCAAAGTTGAAGGTGTCTCCTGTGGCATTAAACTTAGGAGAACAGAACTTTGTTACTTCCTTCCGTGAATATTGTAGGGTTCATCAAGACGATGTGCTGGCTGGTAAGCAGGTTTATCTGCTTCGCAATGAGAGCAAGAGGGGATTGGGTTTCTTTGAAGCAAACAACTTCTATCCTGATTTTATCTTATGGATATTGGATGGAGAGAAGCAATATATCACCTTCATCGACCCGAAAGGTATTCGCAATCTTAAAGGATTGGAGGATGATAAGATTCAACTCTTCAAGTATTTACAGACAGAAGTGGCTTCTCAGTTGGGCAACGCTCATCTGATGTTGAACAGTTTCATTATCAGCAATACGCCAATGGAGCAGGTTGAGTTTTGGTTGAAGAATCCATTTGAGAAAGGGGAATTCCAAAAGAATCATGTGTTGTTTAAGGATGATAAAGGCTATCTGGAAACGATGATGAATATGATTTTGCAGTATATGTAG
- a CDS encoding SGNH/GDSL hydrolase family protein: MKKQTMITLALALTLAMPTMPAFAQKAMSKKEIAEKEKAFKNLQHPWKGKKVAYFGDSITDPRIKASKVKYWGFLQDWLGITPYVYGVSGRQWNDIPRQADQLQKEHGDDFDAILIFMGTNDYNNGVPVGEWYTETFDSVRVARHKPSEMVQRRHRHFCMDKNTLKGRINIAMSKLKQMYPTKQIVVMTPVHRALFASGDKNIQPDEMYENARGIFFDEYVKAIKETGNIWAVPVIDLNSLSGLFPLYDAGAQMFNKPDTDRLHPNDAGHSRMAKTIMQQLSALPCVF, translated from the coding sequence ATGAAGAAACAAACAATGATTACCCTGGCACTCGCCTTGACTTTGGCGATGCCAACCATGCCCGCCTTCGCCCAAAAGGCGATGAGCAAGAAAGAAATCGCCGAAAAAGAAAAGGCATTCAAGAACCTTCAGCATCCCTGGAAGGGAAAGAAAGTGGCTTACTTCGGCGACTCCATCACCGACCCAAGAATCAAGGCATCGAAGGTGAAATACTGGGGATTCCTGCAGGATTGGCTCGGCATCACTCCATACGTTTATGGCGTGAGCGGCAGACAGTGGAACGACATTCCCCGACAGGCAGACCAGCTCCAGAAGGAGCATGGCGATGATTTTGATGCCATTCTCATCTTTATGGGTACCAACGATTACAACAATGGTGTGCCTGTAGGCGAATGGTATACAGAAACTTTTGACAGCGTGAGAGTAGCCCGCCACAAGCCAAGCGAAATGGTACAGCGCCGCCACCGCCACTTCTGTATGGACAAGAATACATTAAAAGGTCGCATCAACATCGCCATGTCGAAGCTGAAGCAGATGTATCCTACCAAGCAAATCGTGGTGATGACTCCTGTGCATCGTGCCCTCTTTGCCAGTGGTGACAAGAACATCCAGCCAGATGAGATGTACGAGAATGCGCGTGGCATCTTCTTCGATGAATACGTGAAAGCTATCAAGGAAACAGGCAATATCTGGGCGGTTCCGGTCATCGACCTCAACTCCCTTTCCGGTCTCTTTCCTCTTTACGATGCTGGTGCCCAGATGTTCAACAAGCCGGATACCGACCGTCTTCATCCAAACGATGCCGGTCACTCTCGCATGGCTAAGACCATTATGCAGCAGCTATCTGCATTGCCTTGCGTCTTCTAG
- a CDS encoding MFS transporter: MSNLSNLSDLARKRVAVAAYYFVPGVVFASWASRIPDVKQMLHLSNGQLGTVLFAIPIGQLLMMAFSGILVSRFGSKKMLVLSEVLYALVLFCIGSSTTVFHLILSLIAFGMMANLMNIATNTQACLVEKMYGRNIMSSFHGLWSLGGFSGGIIGAIFANTLLPIDVHFGTILALSILIVAVGFRFLINDAMAKAEEEDVPKFSFKTIDPILFLLGLMGFAGMFCEGTVYDWSSVYFSSVVKPDEAFIRAGYVAGMGAMTLGRFMADGFVTKYGPARVLKVCGGLILGGLWLAAALPYLIPATFGFLLVGFGISSSVPICYSIAGKLGTIKASIAITIVSSISFFGFLVGPPVIGWLAEATGLRIAISIAACLGLMIAFVAAKVGKRIS, translated from the coding sequence TTGAGTAATTTAAGTAATTTGAGTGATTTGGCGCGCAAGCGAGTGGCAGTTGCGGCTTATTATTTTGTACCGGGAGTGGTGTTTGCCAGTTGGGCAAGCCGTATTCCGGATGTAAAACAGATGTTACATCTGAGCAACGGCCAGTTGGGAACGGTGCTCTTTGCCATCCCTATCGGTCAGCTTCTGATGATGGCTTTCTCTGGTATCCTGGTGAGTAGATTTGGCAGCAAGAAGATGCTGGTTCTCTCTGAGGTACTCTATGCCCTGGTTCTTTTCTGCATCGGTAGCAGTACTACGGTTTTTCATCTGATTTTGAGTCTTATTGCTTTCGGAATGATGGCGAATCTGATGAACATTGCCACCAATACACAGGCCTGTCTGGTAGAGAAGATGTATGGGCGCAACATCATGTCATCGTTTCATGGTCTGTGGAGTCTGGGTGGATTCTCCGGTGGTATCATCGGTGCCATCTTTGCCAACACTTTGCTCCCGATAGATGTCCACTTTGGAACTATCCTGGCTCTGAGTATTCTCATCGTTGCTGTCGGTTTCCGCTTTCTGATTAATGATGCCATGGCGAAAGCAGAAGAGGAGGATGTTCCGAAGTTCTCTTTCAAGACCATCGACCCGATTCTGTTCCTTTTAGGATTGATGGGATTTGCAGGCATGTTCTGTGAAGGTACCGTTTACGATTGGAGTAGCGTATATTTTTCATCAGTAGTAAAACCCGATGAGGCTTTTATCCGTGCGGGATATGTGGCTGGCATGGGTGCGATGACGTTGGGGAGATTCATGGCTGATGGGTTTGTTACGAAATACGGCCCAGCCAGAGTATTGAAGGTTTGTGGTGGTTTGATATTGGGTGGTTTGTGGCTGGCTGCTGCCTTGCCTTATCTCATTCCTGCTACCTTTGGTTTCTTGCTGGTAGGTTTCGGCATCTCTTCGTCTGTTCCTATCTGTTACAGTATCGCCGGTAAGTTGGGCACTATCAAGGCCAGCATTGCCATCACGATTGTTTCGAGTATCAGTTTCTTCGGTTTCCTGGTAGGTCCTCCGGTTATCGGATGGCTTGCTGAGGCTACCGGACTTCGTATCGCCATCAGTATTGCCGCCTGTTTAGGCTTGATGATAGCGTTTGTTGCCGCAAAGGTAGGAAAGAGAATATCCTGA